From a region of the Prevotella melaninogenica genome:
- the mrdA gene encoding penicillin-binding protein 2 has protein sequence MKNYDLEKRRLVLSAVAIGIVVIYIIRLFALQIASDDYRKSADSNAFLKKIEFPSRGSITDRNGKLLVFNQPAYDIMVVTNEMKGHLDTLEFCKALNITKADFINRMANIKDRSKNPGYSRFTQQLFLSQLSDKDFSAFQEKLYRFPGFYIQKRSVRQYQRAIAAHVLGDVAEVSQGDIEEDEYYQPGDYIGKMGVEREYEKDLRGVKGVQILLRDAHGQIQGRYQDGKYDQRPHPGRDIQLGLDAELQALGERLMEGKLGAVVAIEPKTGQILAMVSAPTFDPRSMIGKLRGKYQRDMTLDPAKPLLNRAIMGQYPPGSTFKTGQAVTYFTEGIVTDSTRYPCHHGFNFKGLHVGCHAHASPISLVPSISTSCNSYYCWGLYHMLSNRRKYKTLEDAMNVWRDYMVSMGFGYKLGIDLPGEKRGMIPNAKFYDNAFKKWNPLSVISISIGQGEVNLTPLQIANLGATIANRGYYIAPHVVRSIQGKKLDKKYVEKHHTKGSLRAYQEVIAGMVSSVRGGTCAHAVHPGYSLAGKTGTAQNRGKDHSVFMGFAPVDTPKIAIAVYVENGGFGADYGVPIGSLMIEQYINGKLTPGDEARAAAVQKRHIAYSFKRPLSRADSLRLDSIKRVNTIRDSLKKVKEKQDLADAEKLKEAKARKEAEEKEKKKQPQNEPAIRVEPETTVKTEKKEKDKEGDKKEKEKKRIKTVERK, from the coding sequence ATGAAGAATTATGATTTAGAGAAACGTCGCCTCGTGCTTAGTGCTGTTGCAATAGGTATCGTGGTGATATACATTATACGTCTTTTTGCTCTTCAGATAGCCAGTGACGACTATCGGAAGAGTGCCGACTCTAATGCTTTCTTAAAGAAGATTGAGTTCCCTTCACGTGGTTCTATCACTGATAGGAATGGTAAGCTGTTGGTTTTTAATCAGCCAGCTTATGACATTATGGTGGTAACCAACGAAATGAAAGGTCATCTTGATACGTTGGAGTTTTGTAAGGCACTGAACATAACAAAGGCTGATTTTATCAACCGAATGGCTAATATCAAGGATAGAAGTAAGAATCCGGGTTACTCTCGCTTTACGCAACAACTATTCTTGAGCCAGTTGAGTGATAAAGACTTTAGTGCCTTTCAAGAGAAACTCTATCGTTTTCCAGGCTTTTATATTCAGAAACGTAGTGTTCGTCAGTATCAGCGAGCTATCGCTGCACATGTCCTTGGGGATGTTGCAGAGGTGAGTCAGGGTGATATTGAGGAAGATGAGTACTATCAGCCGGGAGATTATATCGGTAAGATGGGTGTCGAGCGTGAGTATGAGAAAGACTTGCGTGGAGTAAAGGGAGTGCAGATACTTCTGCGCGATGCCCACGGACAGATACAAGGACGCTATCAAGATGGTAAGTATGACCAACGTCCGCATCCTGGACGTGATATCCAACTTGGTCTTGATGCAGAACTTCAGGCACTTGGTGAGCGCCTAATGGAAGGTAAATTAGGTGCTGTTGTGGCTATCGAACCAAAGACAGGACAAATCTTGGCAATGGTTTCAGCACCAACTTTCGACCCTCGTTCGATGATCGGTAAACTACGTGGCAAGTACCAACGAGATATGACACTCGACCCAGCCAAGCCTCTACTTAATCGTGCTATAATGGGACAATACCCTCCAGGTTCAACGTTTAAGACCGGACAGGCTGTTACTTATTTCACAGAAGGGATTGTGACAGACTCAACTCGTTATCCTTGTCATCATGGATTTAACTTTAAAGGACTTCATGTTGGTTGTCACGCACATGCATCTCCTATCTCGTTAGTACCTTCAATCAGCACCTCTTGTAATAGTTATTACTGTTGGGGACTCTATCATATGCTCTCCAATCGTAGGAAATATAAGACATTGGAGGATGCTATGAACGTGTGGCGCGACTACATGGTGTCAATGGGCTTCGGTTATAAATTAGGTATCGATCTTCCTGGTGAGAAACGAGGTATGATTCCAAATGCGAAGTTCTATGATAATGCTTTTAAGAAATGGAACCCGCTTTCGGTTATTTCGATTTCTATCGGACAGGGTGAGGTCAACCTTACCCCACTGCAGATTGCTAACCTCGGTGCTACGATTGCGAATCGTGGTTATTATATTGCGCCACATGTTGTACGTAGTATTCAAGGGAAAAAACTCGATAAGAAGTATGTGGAGAAGCACCATACAAAGGGAAGTCTAAGAGCTTACCAAGAAGTAATTGCGGGTATGGTCTCATCAGTGCGTGGTGGAACTTGTGCGCATGCGGTTCATCCTGGTTACTCATTGGCAGGTAAGACGGGTACGGCTCAGAACCGTGGTAAGGACCACTCTGTGTTTATGGGCTTTGCACCTGTTGATACTCCAAAGATAGCTATTGCTGTTTATGTTGAGAATGGTGGCTTTGGTGCAGACTATGGTGTGCCAATTGGTTCGCTAATGATAGAGCAGTATATTAATGGAAAGCTTACCCCTGGTGATGAAGCTCGTGCTGCAGCGGTTCAGAAACGCCATATCGCTTACTCTTTCAAGCGTCCTTTGTCACGTGCAGACTCTCTTCGTCTCGACTCTATTAAGCGTGTAAATACTATTAGAGACTCGCTGAAGAAGGTGAAAGAGAAGCAGGATTTAGCTGATGCAGAAAAGCTGAAGGAAGCAAAGGCAAGGAAAGAAGCTGAGGAAAAGGAAAAGAAGAAGCAACCACAGAACGAACCTGCTATCCGTGTAGAGCCTGAAACAACGGTTAAGACGGAGAAGAAAGAGAAAGATAAGGAAGGCGATAAGAAGGAAAAAGAAAAGAAAAGAATAAAGACAGTCGAAAGGAAATAA
- the mreC gene encoding rod shape-determining protein MreC: MHNLTEFLAKYKHWFLFVALEVLSMVLLFRFNDYQGSVWFTSANYVAGLAYEGSSKLTSYLTMGEVNEALTKRNLELERQVKELSAQLYDKTKDSTFLHKGQYRFLSKFRLIQAKVVANSLDKPNNFITINKGTWDGVHKDMGVACGNGVVGIVYMAGIHYAVVIPVLNSKSNISCSIQGRDYFGYLHWNGGASDVAYLDDVPRHAKFKLGDRVVTSGYSSVFPAGVLVGKIKHVYNSEDGLSYRLQIQLSTDFGNLRDVCVIDDVSIRDQRQVIKAAQDSIKPIESQMENSVQ; the protein is encoded by the coding sequence ATGCACAATCTGACAGAGTTCCTTGCTAAGTACAAGCATTGGTTCTTGTTCGTTGCCCTGGAAGTCTTGAGTATGGTTCTTCTGTTCCGATTCAATGACTATCAGGGCAGTGTGTGGTTCACGTCAGCAAACTATGTGGCTGGTTTGGCTTATGAGGGAAGTTCGAAGCTTACATCTTATCTAACAATGGGTGAGGTGAATGAGGCTTTAACCAAACGTAACCTTGAACTGGAACGTCAAGTGAAGGAGTTATCTGCTCAACTTTATGATAAGACAAAGGATTCTACCTTCCTTCATAAAGGTCAGTATCGTTTCCTTTCAAAGTTCCGATTGATACAGGCAAAGGTTGTAGCCAATTCACTGGATAAACCTAATAACTTTATCACCATCAACAAAGGAACATGGGATGGTGTACATAAAGATATGGGTGTTGCTTGTGGTAATGGTGTTGTGGGTATTGTCTATATGGCAGGTATTCATTATGCCGTTGTAATCCCTGTGCTGAACTCAAAGTCAAACATCAGTTGTTCTATTCAAGGACGTGACTACTTCGGTTATCTCCATTGGAATGGTGGTGCATCTGATGTTGCTTATTTAGATGATGTCCCTCGCCATGCTAAGTTTAAGTTAGGCGATCGTGTTGTAACGAGTGGATATTCTTCTGTTTTCCCAGCTGGTGTGTTGGTAGGTAAGATAAAACATGTCTATAATTCTGAAGATGGACTTTCTTATCGTCTACAAATTCAGCTGTCAACAGACTTCGGAAATCTTCGTGATGTCTGTGTGATTGACGATGTTTCTATACGAGATCAACGCCAAGTTATAAAGGCAGCACAAGACTCTATCAAGCCTATTGAGAGTCAGATGGAGAATAGTGTACAGTAA
- a CDS encoding rod shape-determining protein gives MGLFSFIQEIAMDLGTANTIIISDDKIVVDEPSVVALDRRTDKMIAVGGDAKMMYEKEHPNIRTIRPLRDGVIADFTACEQMMRGLIKMVHSGNRFFSPSLRMVIGVPSGSTEVELRAVRDSAEHADGRDVYLIFEPMAAALGMGLDVEAPEGNMIVDIGGGSTEIAVISLGGIVCNNSIRVAGDDLTADIQEYMSRQHNVKVSERMAERIKLHVGSALTDLGDEAPEDYIVHGPNRITALPMEVPVCYQEIAHCLDKTVAKIENAVLSALENTPPELYADIVKNGIYLSGGGALLRGIDKRLTDKINIPFHIAEDPLHSVAKGAGIALKNVDRFSFLMR, from the coding sequence ATGGGATTATTTTCATTTATCCAGGAAATTGCTATGGACCTGGGAACGGCAAACACGATTATTATCAGCGATGATAAGATAGTCGTTGACGAGCCGTCAGTAGTAGCACTGGACCGTCGCACAGATAAGATGATTGCTGTGGGTGGTGATGCAAAGATGATGTACGAGAAGGAACATCCCAATATTCGTACAATCCGCCCTTTGCGCGACGGAGTTATCGCTGACTTTACAGCTTGTGAGCAGATGATGCGTGGACTTATTAAGATGGTTCACAGTGGTAATCGTTTCTTCTCACCTTCATTACGTATGGTAATCGGTGTGCCATCAGGTTCTACTGAAGTGGAGCTTCGTGCCGTTCGTGACTCAGCTGAACACGCTGATGGACGTGATGTATATCTTATCTTCGAACCAATGGCTGCAGCTCTTGGTATGGGTCTTGATGTAGAGGCTCCAGAGGGTAACATGATTGTTGATATCGGTGGTGGTAGCACTGAGATTGCTGTAATCTCTTTGGGTGGTATCGTATGTAATAACTCTATCCGTGTAGCTGGTGATGACCTCACTGCAGATATTCAGGAATATATGAGTCGTCAGCACAATGTGAAGGTCAGTGAGCGTATGGCAGAGCGTATTAAGCTCCATGTAGGTTCAGCGCTGACAGACCTTGGTGATGAAGCTCCTGAGGATTACATTGTACATGGTCCTAACCGTATTACAGCTCTTCCTATGGAGGTTCCTGTATGCTATCAGGAGATTGCTCATTGTCTTGATAAGACCGTTGCAAAGATTGAGAATGCTGTTCTTTCAGCATTGGAGAACACTCCACCTGAGCTTTATGCTGACATCGTAAAGAATGGTATCTATCTCAGTGGTGGTGGTGCTTTGCTTCGTGGTATCGACAAGCGTCTTACTGACAAGATTAATATTCCATTCCATATTGCCGAAGACCCATTGCACAGTGTGGCTAAGGGTGCAGGCATTGCATTGAAGAACGTAGATCGTTTCTCGTTCTTGATGAGATAA
- a CDS encoding IMP cyclohydrolase, protein MAGKKQIKTALISVFHKDGLEDLLKKLDAEGVKFLSTGGTQEFIESLGYPCQKVEDVTSYPSILGGRVKTLHPKVFGGILSRRDNEGDQAQMQKYEIPFIDLVIVDLYPFEQTVASGASAEDIIEKIDIGGISLIRAGAKNFKDVVIVPSKAEYPVLLQILNTNGAQTDIEDRKMFAERAFGVSSHYDKAIHSWFATE, encoded by the coding sequence ATGGCTGGTAAAAAACAAATTAAGACTGCTCTTATTTCGGTTTTTCATAAAGATGGACTTGAGGATTTGCTCAAGAAGTTAGATGCGGAAGGTGTGAAATTCTTAAGTACAGGTGGTACACAAGAGTTCATCGAATCATTAGGATACCCATGTCAGAAGGTTGAAGATGTAACATCTTATCCTTCTATCCTTGGAGGTCGCGTGAAGACCCTTCATCCAAAGGTCTTTGGAGGAATCCTTTCTCGCCGTGATAATGAAGGTGATCAGGCACAGATGCAGAAATATGAAATACCTTTCATTGATCTTGTTATCGTAGATCTTTATCCATTTGAGCAGACGGTTGCCAGTGGTGCCAGCGCAGAAGACATCATTGAGAAGATTGATATTGGTGGTATTTCACTGATACGTGCAGGAGCGAAGAACTTCAAGGATGTTGTTATTGTGCCAAGTAAGGCAGAATATCCAGTGTTGCTCCAGATTCTCAATACAAATGGTGCGCAGACAGATATCGAAGACCGAAAGATGTTTGCAGAGCGTGCTTTTGGTGTTAGCAGCCACTATGATAAAGCTATTCATAGCTGGTTTGCAACAGAATAA
- the mutY gene encoding A/G-specific adenine glycosylase: MNFAATLLQWFKNNGRSLPWRETNDAYAIWLSEVILQQTRIVQGMSYWERFMAQWPTVNDLAAATEDEVLKAWQGLGYYSRARNLHTAAQQVVELGGFPQTFKELKTLKGVGDYTAAAIASIAFGEPVAVVDGNVYRVLSRYYGIDTPIDSTEGKKEFQALAQSLLPINEPADYNEAIMDFGATQCTPNSPHCSACPLCETCVAFHEQRINELPVKSKKVKQRERHFTYLYIEYEGKIAIHQRGAGDIWQGLWEFPQAEQFTSSEDSAWENEAQLLQKGVKHILTHQILLADIYLWRPKNRPQLPPEFIWIEKQDLENYALPRLIEILLKAVPA, encoded by the coding sequence ATGAATTTTGCAGCAACACTTCTTCAATGGTTCAAGAATAACGGACGTTCTCTACCTTGGCGAGAGACGAATGACGCATACGCTATTTGGCTGAGTGAGGTTATTTTACAGCAAACTCGTATCGTGCAGGGTATGAGTTATTGGGAACGTTTCATGGCACAATGGCCTACGGTTAACGACCTCGCTGCTGCCACAGAGGACGAAGTGCTAAAGGCTTGGCAGGGCTTGGGCTATTATTCTCGTGCAAGAAACCTTCATACGGCAGCACAACAGGTGGTTGAATTAGGTGGATTCCCACAGACTTTCAAGGAATTAAAGACACTGAAAGGTGTAGGCGATTATACTGCTGCTGCCATTGCTTCTATTGCTTTTGGTGAACCAGTTGCTGTGGTAGACGGCAACGTTTATCGTGTGCTTTCTCGCTATTATGGCATTGACACACCTATTGATAGTACCGAAGGGAAAAAGGAGTTTCAAGCGCTCGCTCAATCTCTTTTACCTATAAATGAACCGGCTGACTACAACGAAGCTATTATGGACTTTGGCGCAACTCAATGTACACCAAATTCTCCTCATTGCAGTGCTTGTCCACTCTGTGAAACCTGCGTTGCTTTCCATGAACAACGCATTAACGAACTACCAGTAAAAAGCAAAAAAGTGAAACAACGGGAACGTCATTTCACCTATCTCTATATTGAATATGAAGGAAAGATAGCCATTCACCAACGTGGTGCGGGTGATATTTGGCAAGGACTATGGGAGTTTCCACAGGCAGAACAGTTTACATCATCTGAAGACTCTGCGTGGGAAAACGAAGCACAGCTACTACAAAAGGGAGTAAAGCATATTCTTACCCATCAGATTCTCCTTGCTGACATCTACCTTTGGCGACCAAAGAATCGCCCACAGCTGCCCCCCGAATTCATATGGATTGAAAAGCAAGACCTTGAAAATTATGCTTTACCACGGCTAATTGAGATTCTGCTAAAGGCAGTTCCTGCCTAA